AAGTCTGGGCCGTGCTGCCCTCGGATCGCGAATCTCATGCTCGGCACTCTGATTTTCGATGGGTAGGGGACTCATTCTCCTGCCGGATCTCCGTGGAAACCCTCATGTTGAACTCTTCGCCAAATCACGCTGCCGCGTCCCTCATTGTGATCGCTCTGAGCTTTGCAGTGCCTGTGTGGGCCGACGCTCCCGAGGCTTCCCCCGACGCCCCGCGCGGTCCCGCGTTGATGGTCAGCACCGGGGTCGTGGACGAGGCACTCGAGCCGATGGCCGAGGGATTTGCGGAGTGGATTCGATCTTCGCTCGCGCAACGGAAAAATTGAGGCCGACTTTCGACTCTACGATCTCGAGACCCGAAGACTCTACGGAGGAGGGCTCGTCGTTGCACCGGCGCGGCTGCTCGTCTACGAATCCGAAGCAGCGCTGAGTATCATCGACGATCATCGGGGGGACGCCCAACTACATGGCTCCCGAGCAGGCGATCGGCGGCACGACCGATCATCGCGCCGATCTCTATGCCCTGGGCGGGACGCTGTTCCACCTAGTCACCGGGACGGTTCCGTACGAAACGGGTGACGTGACCTACCAGCATGCCCACAGCCCGTGCCCGATCCGAGGGAACGCGTCGTGACCGTCCCCGAGGCACTGGCCGAGTTGATCATGAAGCTCCTGGCCAAGGCGCCCGAGGAGCGCTTCCAGAGCGCCCGGGAGGTGGGGGTGGCGTTGCAGGCGTACCTCAAGGCCTCTGGGTAGACTTCACGGGGATCAATTCCCACGGCCCGCGGTGATTCACCAGAATTGACCCCGAGTCGCGGTTCTCATTGAGCCCCCGAAGGATTTTGCAGTCTCATCGCCGAACAATGCGATCTCTGCCTCTCATGGGGCAGACGCCTCGACTCTGTGCCGCTAGTCTCTGGCCACTCGGCGCGGTCCGCGCCTGAGTTCTCAACGCGAGTTTCGCGCAGGCCCAGATCAGCGACGATCGCCGCTTACAGACTTGGTGCAGAAAAGGGGAAGTAATGCCCTCGGATATAGAATTCAATCGGTTCACCGGAACGGACGGCTATGTGGTGTCCGGTCCGTTGATCGACGCAGTCAACTGCGCGATCGCCCTCGAACGCCCGCTTCTCATCAAGGGGGAGCCGGGAACGGGCAAGACATTGCTCGCGATGCACGTGGCCGAGGGCCTGGGACTTTCGATGGAGTCCTGGCACATCAAGTCGACGACGAAGACCTCGGACGGACTCTACGTCTACGACACGGTACAGCGGCTCAACGATGCGCGTTTTGGCGACGGAGATGTTTCCGACATCCGCAAGTACATAAAGCTCGGCCCGCTGGGCCGCGTCTTCAAATCGCCGGAACGACAGCTCCTGCTGATCGACGAAATCGACAAGGCGGATCTCGAGTTTCCCAACGACATCCTGCTCGAGCTGGACGAAATGCGTTTCACCGTGCTGGAGACCGGGGACGAGATCAAGGCCAACCATCGACCCGTGATCATCATTACATCGAACAACGAAAAAGAACTGCCCGACGCCTTCCTGCGGCGCTGTGTTTTTCACTTCATTGAGTTTCCCGAGCGAGATCTGATGAAGAAGATCATCGATGTCCACCACCCGAACCTCGATGTAAAACTTCTCGATCAGGTATTGGTCAAGTTCTACTGGCTTCGCGGCCAGGACGAGCTGCGCAAGAAGCCCTCGACCTCGGAATTGATCGATTGGATTTCTGCGCTGCTTCGTGCGGGGGTGACGACCGAACAGGTTTCTCAGTCCATTCCCTTTCTGGGAGCGCTGCTCAAGAACGAGCAGGACACCGAAGCGCTACAGAGCTACACGGTTGAAGGCGGGACGCTTCCGAAGAACTGGAGCGATCTCGGTCCCAAGTACAATCAATAGTTCAGGAGGCGGAACG
This window of the Myxococcales bacterium genome carries:
- a CDS encoding MoxR family ATPase, with protein sequence MPSDIEFNRFTGTDGYVVSGPLIDAVNCAIALERPLLIKGEPGTGKTLLAMHVAEGLGLSMESWHIKSTTKTSDGLYVYDTVQRLNDARFGDGDVSDIRKYIKLGPLGRVFKSPERQLLLIDEIDKADLEFPNDILLELDEMRFTVLETGDEIKANHRPVIIITSNNEKELPDAFLRRCVFHFIEFPERDLMKKIIDVHHPNLDVKLLDQVLVKFYWLRGQDELRKKPSTSELIDWISALLRAGVTTEQVSQSIPFLGALLKNEQDTEALQSYTVEGGTLPKNWSDLGPKYNQ